A section of the Microbulbifer pacificus genome encodes:
- a CDS encoding protein disulfide oxidoreductase, with the protein MKWLWSLAKFLLLAAVVVSAVSWYHSRNMPKGAAPELAATDISGQPLNLQAMAAGGPVLIYFWATWCGYCRAVSPAVSELSEQHLIITIALQSGSAEEVAAYQQKHQLKFRTINDPTGALSNSWGLRVTPTMAIVDREGRISSVTSGMTSKWGLKARLWLAN; encoded by the coding sequence GTGAAGTGGCTGTGGTCGCTGGCGAAATTTTTGCTGCTCGCCGCCGTGGTCGTCAGTGCCGTGTCCTGGTACCACAGCCGCAATATGCCGAAGGGAGCAGCTCCAGAACTGGCGGCGACGGATATCAGCGGCCAGCCGCTAAACCTGCAGGCCATGGCCGCAGGCGGCCCGGTACTGATCTACTTCTGGGCCACCTGGTGCGGCTACTGCCGCGCGGTTTCCCCCGCGGTATCCGAGCTGTCCGAACAGCACCTGATCATCACCATCGCCCTGCAATCGGGCAGTGCGGAGGAAGTGGCCGCTTACCAGCAAAAGCACCAGCTGAAATTCCGCACCATCAACGACCCCACCGGCGCACTTAGTAATAGCTGGGGTTTGCGGGTAACACCGACCATGGCCATTGTGGACCGCGAGGGCAGGATAAGCTCGGTGACCTCTGGTATGACGTCAAAGTGGGGGCTGAAGGCCCGCTTGTGGCTGGCAAATTAA
- the yacG gene encoding DNA gyrase inhibitor YacG, which produces MSDESNSDLPTVNCPTCKKPIEWSDKYPHRPFCSERCKLIDLGEWASEGHKIPGQPVYDDVLSDDLDPSKTRH; this is translated from the coding sequence ATGTCCGACGAATCCAACTCCGACCTCCCGACCGTCAACTGCCCTACCTGCAAGAAACCCATCGAGTGGAGTGACAAATATCCGCACCGCCCGTTCTGCAGCGAGCGCTGCAAGTTGATTGACCTGGGGGAGTGGGCCAGTGAAGGGCACAAGATTCCGGGGCAGCCGGTGTATGACGATGTGTTGAGTGACGATCTGGATCCTTCCAAGACTCGGCATTGA
- a CDS encoding PglL family O-oligosaccharyltransferase, translated as MALVSRYSFALSFLIALCGWLISDHYYPWTSFYHDYLIACALLVFFLGVVFWEKGSLEAPAPVVVILLLAIVPLMQGLFGQVFFLSDAWLASLYLIGGAVALSIGFSIAKVRLLNVAVALSCLFILGGILSAGISLHQWLGLETLGIWALPGTQGGRVVANLSQPNNLSTFLSLSFVCSFYLWNRKLISVAGFTGVTVFLLMGIVLTQSRTAWVIYGLIAFWVLVRPICFTSRWRAVVFIIFIPVCYLLLFVLLREILALLLIGGEFRVMSLDSNARLDIWQQLFLALFEMPLWGYGWGQVGVAQTVVAGGETLHAPMTLHAHNLFLDLLLWNGWVIGTATIGLVIYWGASRAYKVQDAESFLGMAAVGCLFVHSMLEFPAEYAYLLLPVCVFAGLVEAQMSGWSVRVSRILTVPLIVVMAVFLGWIGTEYQRVEMGYRQIRFEGKKIALPVSQEVVSGSVLFDQLGAFLWFSRQKNPSTVSDRTVERMSAVAARYPYPGVIVNYAEALVYQGNYTEANRQLRVLQRTQSSDIYCQVVDFFAGKAENEPAFSELVVVKFESEICDKNMVRVESVGA; from the coding sequence ATGGCTTTAGTAAGCAGATATTCCTTTGCTCTTTCTTTTCTGATTGCGCTGTGTGGCTGGCTGATTAGCGATCATTATTACCCATGGACTTCCTTCTACCATGATTATCTGATTGCTTGTGCCTTATTGGTTTTTTTCCTTGGGGTAGTGTTCTGGGAAAAGGGTAGCCTCGAGGCTCCGGCTCCAGTTGTGGTTATCCTGTTGCTGGCAATAGTGCCCTTGATGCAGGGGCTTTTCGGTCAAGTCTTTTTTCTGTCTGATGCTTGGTTGGCTTCATTATATTTAATTGGGGGGGCTGTCGCGCTAAGCATAGGGTTTTCCATCGCAAAAGTTCGTTTGCTCAATGTGGCGGTAGCTCTGTCCTGTTTATTTATCTTGGGTGGTATTCTCAGTGCGGGTATATCACTGCATCAGTGGTTGGGACTGGAAACACTTGGTATATGGGCTCTACCTGGAACGCAGGGGGGGCGAGTTGTTGCCAATCTGAGTCAGCCCAATAACTTGTCGACATTCCTTTCGCTTTCCTTTGTTTGCAGCTTCTATTTGTGGAACAGGAAGCTAATTTCTGTTGCTGGGTTTACTGGCGTTACCGTATTTCTTCTTATGGGCATTGTGTTGACACAGTCCAGAACCGCATGGGTCATTTATGGCCTCATCGCATTCTGGGTATTGGTTCGACCGATCTGCTTTACGTCCCGGTGGCGCGCCGTTGTATTTATTATTTTTATTCCTGTCTGCTACCTTTTACTGTTTGTCTTGCTTCGGGAAATTCTTGCTCTGTTGTTGATAGGTGGGGAGTTTAGGGTGATGTCCCTAGACTCTAACGCCCGACTGGATATCTGGCAGCAGCTGTTTTTGGCGCTGTTTGAAATGCCTTTGTGGGGGTATGGATGGGGGCAGGTAGGGGTCGCACAAACTGTTGTGGCTGGGGGGGAGACGCTTCATGCCCCCATGACTTTACATGCGCATAATTTGTTTCTAGACCTGCTGCTCTGGAATGGGTGGGTCATCGGTACAGCGACGATTGGCCTGGTGATTTATTGGGGGGCGAGTCGCGCCTATAAAGTTCAGGATGCGGAGAGTTTCCTGGGGATGGCTGCAGTGGGCTGTCTATTTGTGCATAGCATGTTAGAGTTTCCAGCAGAGTACGCTTATTTGCTGCTGCCGGTCTGTGTTTTTGCAGGACTTGTAGAGGCGCAGATGTCCGGTTGGTCAGTTCGCGTTTCCCGTATCCTGACGGTGCCTTTGATTGTAGTTATGGCTGTTTTCCTGGGCTGGATAGGGACGGAGTATCAGCGCGTTGAGATGGGTTACAGGCAAATTCGTTTCGAAGGAAAAAAAATCGCTTTGCCTGTCTCACAAGAGGTGGTTTCAGGCTCGGTACTGTTTGACCAGTTGGGCGCCTTTTTGTGGTTTTCGCGACAAAAAAATCCCAGTACTGTAAGTGATAGAACCGTTGAGAGAATGTCGGCCGTTGCGGCGCGTTATCCGTACCCCGGGGTAATCGTTAATTATGCCGAGGCTCTCGTCTATCAGGGGAATTACACTGAGGCAAATCGACAATTGCGTGTGCTCCAACGGACGCAGTCGTCCGATATATATTGCCAAGTGG
- a CDS encoding NAD-dependent succinate-semialdehyde dehydrogenase, with the protein MLNLNSPDLLRKQSYIDGEWVDADNGNTLDVTNPATGEVIATIASCGATETRRAIESADKAWPAWRDRTVKERAKILRDWYNLIIDNVDDLAAILTAEQGKPLSEAKTEIVYGANYLEWFAEEAKRAYGDVIAPPSKDKRLVVIKQPVGVTASITPWNFPSAMIARKVAPALAAGCTFISKPASETPLSALAMAVLAEKAGVPKGVFNVVVGKSSREIGTEMTTNPLVRKFTFTGSTAVGKQLQAQCAGTVKKTSMELGGNAPFIVFDDADIDAAVKGAIICKYRNAGQTCVCANRILVQAGVFEEFSQKFTAAVKALKVGNGFDAGTEVGPMINTGAVADVKALVEDAMGKGAKALSEGGPSDLGECFFTPTVLADVNDTMRLFKEEIFGPVAPLFKFDTEEEAIRMANDTEFGLASYFYARDIGRIWRVAEGLEYGMVGINEGIISNEMAPFGGIKESGSGREGSKYGIDDYLEIKYLCMGGI; encoded by the coding sequence ATGCTGAACCTCAATAGCCCCGACCTGCTGCGCAAACAGTCCTACATAGACGGCGAGTGGGTGGATGCCGACAACGGCAACACCCTCGACGTTACCAACCCCGCCACCGGCGAAGTCATCGCCACCATTGCAAGCTGCGGCGCCACTGAGACCCGCCGCGCCATTGAGTCCGCAGACAAAGCCTGGCCCGCCTGGCGCGATCGCACCGTAAAGGAACGCGCGAAAATCCTGCGGGACTGGTACAACCTCATCATCGACAACGTCGACGACCTTGCTGCCATCCTCACTGCAGAACAGGGCAAACCCCTCAGTGAGGCCAAAACCGAAATCGTCTACGGCGCCAACTATCTCGAGTGGTTTGCGGAAGAAGCCAAGCGTGCCTACGGCGACGTGATTGCACCGCCTTCCAAAGACAAACGCCTTGTGGTCATCAAGCAGCCTGTGGGCGTCACCGCCTCCATCACGCCGTGGAATTTCCCCAGCGCCATGATCGCGCGCAAGGTCGCCCCGGCACTGGCCGCCGGCTGCACCTTCATCTCCAAACCCGCGTCGGAAACCCCGCTCTCCGCTCTGGCCATGGCTGTGTTGGCGGAAAAGGCCGGTGTGCCCAAGGGCGTATTCAACGTGGTGGTGGGCAAAAGCTCGCGGGAAATCGGCACCGAGATGACCACCAACCCGCTGGTACGTAAATTCACCTTCACCGGCTCCACCGCAGTGGGCAAACAGCTGCAGGCCCAGTGTGCCGGCACGGTAAAGAAAACTTCCATGGAACTCGGCGGCAACGCGCCGTTTATCGTGTTCGACGATGCGGACATCGACGCGGCCGTAAAAGGTGCCATCATCTGCAAATACCGCAATGCCGGTCAGACCTGTGTGTGTGCCAACCGCATCCTGGTGCAGGCGGGCGTCTTTGAGGAGTTCTCGCAAAAATTCACCGCCGCGGTAAAAGCGCTGAAAGTCGGCAACGGTTTTGATGCGGGCACCGAAGTCGGCCCCATGATCAATACCGGCGCAGTCGCCGATGTAAAAGCACTGGTGGAAGATGCGATGGGCAAGGGCGCCAAAGCATTGAGCGAGGGCGGCCCCAGCGACCTTGGTGAGTGCTTCTTTACCCCCACGGTACTGGCAGACGTAAACGACACTATGCGCCTGTTCAAGGAAGAGATCTTTGGTCCGGTGGCACCCCTGTTCAAATTCGACACCGAGGAAGAAGCCATCCGCATGGCCAACGATACCGAATTCGGCCTCGCCTCCTATTTCTATGCCCGCGATATCGGCCGTATCTGGCGGGTGGCGGAAGGGCTGGAATACGGCATGGTAGGTATCAACGAGGGCATCATCTCCAACGAGATGGCACCCTTTGGCGGCATCAAGGAATCCGGCAGCGGCCGCGAGGGTTCCAAGTACGGCATCGACGACTACCTGGAAATCAAATATCTGTGCATGGGTGGCATCTAA
- a CDS encoding type II secretion system F family protein has product MANAAVATAYVFKGVDAKGNRVEGEVTGTNPTLIKAQLRRQGIIANKVQKKPKPLFGGKKKIKPGDIAVFTRQMATMMRAGVPLVQSFEIVADGLDNAGLKDLIFKVRDDVASGTAFADALRRHPLYFDDLFCNLVASGEQSGALETMLDRIATYKEKTESLKAKIKKAMTYPIAVVVVAVVVTAILLVKVVPQFAETFSSFGADLPAFTLFVLSISEWMQANWFFALLALVVGIGGTLEVKKRNKKVANFFDKLMLKLPILGQITYNSIAARYARTLSTTFAAGVPLIDALKSVAGATGNVVYEQATLRIRDAVATGIPLNGAMRSSGLYPSMLVQMAAIGEESGALDEMLAKAADFYEEAVDNMVDNLTTLLEPMIMAVLGVLVGGLMIAMYLPIFQLGNVV; this is encoded by the coding sequence ATGGCAAATGCCGCCGTCGCAACTGCTTATGTATTCAAGGGTGTGGATGCCAAAGGCAACCGGGTAGAAGGTGAAGTCACCGGAACAAACCCTACTCTAATCAAGGCTCAATTGCGCCGCCAGGGCATAATTGCCAACAAGGTACAGAAAAAGCCCAAACCGCTTTTTGGTGGCAAGAAAAAAATCAAACCCGGCGATATCGCGGTTTTTACGCGGCAGATGGCCACTATGATGAGAGCAGGGGTGCCGCTGGTACAGAGCTTTGAGATCGTGGCCGACGGCCTGGACAACGCCGGATTGAAAGATCTGATTTTCAAGGTTCGCGATGATGTCGCATCAGGTACTGCTTTCGCCGATGCTCTGCGCAGGCACCCGCTCTACTTTGACGATCTATTCTGTAACTTGGTGGCATCCGGTGAACAATCCGGTGCATTGGAAACCATGTTGGATCGGATCGCTACTTACAAGGAAAAAACCGAGTCACTCAAGGCCAAGATCAAGAAGGCCATGACTTATCCAATTGCGGTAGTAGTAGTCGCTGTTGTTGTAACCGCTATCTTGTTGGTAAAAGTAGTGCCCCAATTTGCGGAAACCTTCTCGAGTTTCGGCGCAGATCTTCCCGCCTTTACCCTATTCGTATTGAGTATTTCCGAATGGATGCAGGCCAACTGGTTTTTCGCACTCCTCGCTTTAGTTGTTGGTATCGGCGGCACACTAGAAGTCAAAAAACGCAATAAAAAGGTAGCCAATTTTTTCGACAAATTGATGCTTAAGCTTCCGATTCTCGGGCAGATCACCTACAACTCCATCGCCGCGCGCTATGCACGCACCCTCTCTACAACTTTTGCTGCAGGTGTACCACTAATCGATGCACTCAAATCTGTCGCTGGCGCTACCGGCAATGTGGTTTATGAACAGGCCACATTGAGAATCCGCGACGCAGTAGCTACCGGTATCCCATTGAACGGCGCCATGCGCAGCTCCGGCCTCTACCCTTCCATGCTTGTACAGATGGCAGCTATCGGTGAGGAATCCGGTGCGCTGGACGAAATGCTCGCTAAAGCCGCAGACTTCTACGAGGAGGCTGTAGACAACATGGTCGATAACCTGACTACATTACTGGAACCCATGATTATGGCGGTTTTGGGGGTTCTCGTTGGCGGACTGATGATTGCCATGTACCTCCCCATCTTCCAGCTCGGCAACGTGGTATAA
- the tsaA gene encoding tRNA (N6-threonylcarbamoyladenosine(37)-N6)-methyltransferase TrmO, translating into MTIVPIAITHSCFKEKFGIPRQPLLADASRASIELLPPFNDPEAVVGLEQHSHLWLTWVFHEVAGQWSAKVRPPRLGGNKKLGVFATRSPFRPNNIGLSVVRLIEVRTTPKVELIVAGADLLDGTPILDIKPYIPYADAVAGARSELAEAAPESIAVNIPGEILQRAQNYRDDWGTDLPALIQQVLAQDPKPAYQQPDPERIYGMALCGFNLQWRYVNGEIEVMGLQLLNGEVVG; encoded by the coding sequence ATGACCATAGTTCCCATCGCCATCACCCACTCCTGCTTCAAGGAGAAATTCGGCATCCCCCGCCAGCCCTTGCTGGCGGATGCCAGTCGCGCATCCATCGAGCTGCTGCCGCCGTTCAATGACCCGGAAGCGGTGGTGGGCCTGGAGCAACACAGCCACCTGTGGCTCACCTGGGTATTTCACGAAGTGGCCGGCCAGTGGTCCGCCAAAGTGCGTCCCCCACGCCTTGGCGGCAATAAAAAACTCGGCGTCTTCGCCACCCGCTCGCCGTTTCGTCCCAACAATATCGGCCTGTCGGTGGTGCGCCTGATCGAAGTGCGCACGACCCCCAAGGTGGAACTGATCGTCGCCGGCGCCGACCTGCTCGACGGCACACCGATCCTCGATATCAAACCCTACATTCCCTACGCGGATGCGGTGGCCGGGGCCCGCAGCGAACTCGCCGAAGCTGCACCGGAATCCATCGCGGTAAACATCCCAGGAGAAATCCTGCAGCGCGCGCAAAACTACCGCGACGACTGGGGCACCGACCTGCCGGCACTTATCCAACAGGTACTGGCCCAGGACCCCAAGCCCGCCTACCAGCAACCGGACCCGGAGCGGATTTACGGTATGGCACTGTGCGGTTTCAACCTGCAGTGGCGCTATGTAAACGGCGAGATCGAGGTGATGGGCCTGCAGTTGCTGAATGGCGAGGTGGTAGGGTGA
- the pilB gene encoding type IV-A pilus assembly ATPase PilB — protein sequence MSSSPLSGLAKRLVQDKAFDEATAQSAIKAAKREGHSFAQHVVEAKLIKSRELANIASVAFGTPLFDLSSYNFDLLPKGIVDEKLITKHFALPLYRRGNRLFVAVADPTNLAGLDEINFNTGLNTDAVLVEADKLAKAIENYLNNSDVGGGLEGLDDEDLDSLDVESGDTRREDDNEPGGDEAPVVRFVNKVLLDAIRTGASDIHFEPYEKIYRVRLRTDGILHEVARPPIQLATRISARLKVMSKMDISERRVPQDGRIKMKLSKTKAIDFRVNSLPTLWGEKIVLRILDPSSAKLGIDALGYEEFQKKIYMDALAQPQGMILVTGPTGSGKTVSLYTGLNILNTPERNISTAEDPVEINLEGVNQVNVSNKVGLNFAEALRSFLRQDPDIVMVGEIRDLETAEIAIKAAQTGHLVLSTLHTNSAPETLTRLMNMGVPTFNIATSVSVIIAQRLARRLCGECKKPADLPEEILKEEGFDTVTIPKSEWKIYQPVGCEHCSKGYKGRVGVYEVVRITDGISRIIMEGGNSIQIADQAKKEGFNNLRISALRKVVMGVTSLEEANRVTKD from the coding sequence ATGAGCAGCTCCCCTCTCAGTGGCCTGGCCAAACGGCTGGTTCAAGATAAAGCCTTCGATGAGGCAACAGCCCAATCCGCCATCAAAGCTGCCAAGCGTGAGGGACACAGCTTTGCTCAACATGTAGTAGAAGCTAAGTTGATCAAAAGCCGTGAGCTCGCCAATATTGCCTCGGTGGCCTTTGGCACCCCCCTGTTTGATCTTTCTAGTTACAATTTTGACCTGCTACCCAAAGGTATAGTTGATGAAAAACTGATCACAAAGCATTTCGCTCTTCCGCTATATAGACGTGGCAATCGGCTGTTTGTAGCGGTAGCAGATCCCACCAATCTGGCGGGGCTGGATGAGATCAATTTCAATACCGGCCTCAATACCGACGCGGTGCTGGTGGAAGCGGACAAGCTGGCGAAGGCCATTGAAAACTACCTGAACAACAGCGATGTAGGTGGTGGCCTTGAAGGACTGGATGACGAAGATTTAGACAGCCTGGATGTAGAGTCTGGGGATACCCGCCGCGAGGACGACAATGAACCGGGCGGAGATGAAGCCCCGGTTGTCCGTTTTGTGAACAAGGTACTATTGGACGCCATCAGAACTGGCGCTTCGGATATTCACTTCGAACCCTACGAGAAAATTTATCGGGTGCGGTTGCGTACCGACGGCATTCTGCACGAGGTAGCCCGCCCGCCGATTCAGCTGGCCACCCGTATCTCCGCGCGCCTAAAAGTGATGTCCAAGATGGATATTTCCGAGCGCCGTGTGCCACAGGATGGCCGGATCAAGATGAAGCTGTCCAAGACAAAAGCCATCGACTTCCGGGTAAACAGCTTGCCTACTCTCTGGGGGGAGAAGATCGTACTGCGGATTCTGGACCCCTCCTCTGCCAAACTGGGCATCGACGCCTTGGGTTATGAGGAATTCCAGAAAAAGATCTATATGGATGCCCTGGCACAACCCCAGGGTATGATTCTGGTCACTGGGCCTACGGGTTCCGGTAAAACAGTATCCCTTTATACCGGCCTGAATATTCTCAATACTCCGGAGCGCAATATTTCCACTGCGGAAGATCCAGTGGAGATCAACCTAGAGGGTGTCAACCAGGTCAACGTTTCCAATAAGGTGGGGCTGAACTTTGCGGAGGCCCTGCGCTCCTTCCTGCGGCAAGACCCGGATATCGTTATGGTGGGGGAGATCCGGGACCTTGAAACCGCAGAAATCGCGATCAAGGCGGCGCAAACCGGGCACTTGGTGCTGTCTACGCTACACACAAACTCAGCGCCCGAAACGCTCACTCGCTTGATGAACATGGGGGTACCCACCTTCAATATCGCGACTTCTGTCAGTGTGATTATTGCCCAGCGTCTGGCCCGACGACTGTGCGGTGAATGTAAAAAGCCTGCAGATCTGCCGGAAGAAATATTGAAAGAGGAAGGTTTCGATACCGTCACCATCCCCAAATCTGAATGGAAGATATACCAGCCGGTGGGTTGTGAACATTGCTCCAAAGGCTACAAAGGCCGCGTTGGTGTGTATGAAGTGGTTCGCATCACTGACGGAATTTCGCGCATTATAATGGAGGGCGGTAATTCCATTCAGATTGCTGACCAAGCCAAGAAAGAAGGCTTCAATAACCTGCGTATATCGGCCCTTCGCAAGGTGGTGATGGGCGTTACCAGCTTGGAAGAAGCCAACCGGGTAACAAAAGACTAA
- a CDS encoding prepilin peptidase, with protein MLEHFSSHPALLLCSAFVLGLLIGSFLNVVIHRLPIMMEREYQRDFYSYFEKTPSLEEQKQLSETYNLVLPHSHCPKCEKVIKPWENIPIISYLLLRGQCGHCGTPISKRYPLVELVTGILTAVVVWQLGFTWQALAGVFFTWALVALTGIDFDKQLLPDNITLPLLWAGLLINIWGVFVPLKDAVIGAIVGYLSLWAVFHLFKLVTGKEGMGAGDFKILAAIGAWFGWQSVLLVIPLSAAVGALVGITWTLISGRDKNLPIAFGPYLAGAAWISMLWGEQIVGWYFRISGLGA; from the coding sequence ATGCTTGAACATTTTTCTTCTCACCCAGCGCTGCTTTTATGCAGCGCTTTTGTTTTAGGCCTGCTAATCGGCAGCTTCCTCAACGTGGTCATTCACCGCCTCCCTATCATGATGGAGCGGGAATACCAGCGGGATTTCTACAGCTATTTTGAAAAGACGCCCTCCTTGGAGGAGCAGAAGCAGCTTTCCGAAACTTACAATTTGGTGTTGCCCCACTCCCACTGCCCCAAGTGCGAAAAGGTGATCAAACCGTGGGAAAACATCCCCATCATCAGTTACCTGCTGTTGCGCGGCCAATGCGGCCACTGTGGTACGCCGATTTCCAAGCGCTACCCGCTTGTGGAGCTGGTTACGGGGATTCTGACGGCGGTAGTTGTGTGGCAGCTGGGCTTTACCTGGCAAGCGCTGGCGGGGGTGTTTTTTACCTGGGCACTGGTGGCGCTGACGGGGATTGATTTCGACAAGCAGCTGCTGCCAGACAATATCACCCTGCCGCTGTTGTGGGCGGGGCTATTGATCAATATCTGGGGTGTGTTTGTTCCACTGAAGGATGCGGTGATAGGGGCAATTGTCGGCTACCTGTCCCTGTGGGCGGTGTTCCACCTGTTCAAGCTGGTGACCGGCAAGGAAGGCATGGGCGCGGGGGATTTCAAGATTCTGGCGGCGATCGGCGCTTGGTTTGGCTGGCAGTCGGTGCTGCTGGTGATTCCGCTGTCTGCAGCCGTTGGTGCCTTGGTGGGTATTACGTGGACGTTAATCTCCGGGCGCGACAAGAACCTCCCGATCGCTTTTGGGCCCTATCTGGCCGGTGCGGCATGGATCTCCATGCTGTGGGGCGAGCAGATTGTGGGCTGGTACTTCCGCATCTCCGGCCTGGGTGCCTGA
- a CDS encoding pilin: MKKQQGFTLIELMIVVAIIGILAAVALPAYQDYTIRAKMSEVVLAASQCRTTITEVYQSGDASAAPGADNWGCEVSGTAPTKYVAAVTTSADGKVTVTTQGFGDTAIDGKTVELTPVNSAGNAITVSMMPEQIFNWKCGPGVTNPVPSKYLPGSCRS; encoded by the coding sequence ATGAAAAAGCAACAGGGCTTTACTCTTATTGAATTGATGATCGTGGTTGCGATCATCGGTATTCTGGCGGCGGTTGCGCTGCCGGCGTATCAGGATTACACAATTCGCGCAAAAATGTCTGAGGTCGTACTGGCTGCGAGCCAGTGTCGCACCACTATTACTGAGGTATATCAGTCCGGTGATGCCAGCGCTGCGCCTGGGGCCGATAACTGGGGCTGTGAAGTGTCGGGCACTGCACCTACGAAGTATGTCGCAGCTGTTACAACCTCTGCAGATGGCAAGGTTACCGTTACTACACAGGGCTTCGGTGATACTGCGATCGACGGCAAGACCGTTGAGCTCACCCCTGTTAATAGCGCCGGTAACGCGATTACTGTTAGCATGATGCCTGAGCAGATTTTCAACTGGAAGTGTGGCCCGGGTGTAACTAACCCAGTTCCTTCGAAGTACCTGCCGGGATCTTGCCGCTCCTGA
- the coaE gene encoding dephospho-CoA kinase (Dephospho-CoA kinase (CoaE) performs the final step in coenzyme A biosynthesis.), whose translation MGLTGGIGSGKSAAAARFRSHGVNVVDADRAARVVVEPGRPALAAIAEHFGPTVIQADGSLDRAALRKLVFDDPTERRWLEQLTHPLIREEIVTSLAASPKTHPAPYSILESPLLIESGQSELVQRVCVVDLPEAMQLARASARDSNTLEQIRKIMAAQLARAARCAKADDILDNSGSLESLNAKVDVLHAKYVQLATQT comes from the coding sequence GTGGGGCTGACAGGCGGTATCGGCAGTGGCAAGTCTGCTGCTGCCGCGCGTTTTCGGTCTCACGGGGTGAACGTGGTGGATGCGGACCGGGCGGCACGGGTGGTGGTTGAGCCCGGGCGGCCGGCGTTGGCCGCCATTGCGGAGCACTTTGGCCCCACCGTGATCCAGGCGGATGGCTCGCTCGACCGCGCGGCGCTGCGCAAGCTGGTATTCGATGATCCCACGGAGCGGCGTTGGCTGGAGCAGCTGACGCACCCACTGATCCGTGAAGAAATCGTTACCTCGCTGGCGGCCAGCCCGAAGACACACCCTGCCCCCTATTCGATTCTCGAGTCTCCGCTGCTGATCGAGTCCGGCCAGTCAGAACTGGTTCAGCGAGTCTGTGTGGTCGATCTGCCGGAGGCGATGCAGCTGGCGCGGGCCAGTGCGCGGGATAGCAACACCCTGGAGCAGATCCGCAAGATCATGGCCGCGCAATTAGCGCGAGCGGCGCGGTGTGCAAAGGCGGACGATATTCTGGATAATAGCGGCTCGCTTGAATCCCTTAATGCAAAGGTGGATGTACTTCACGCGAAGTATGTTCAGCTGGCTACGCAAACCTGA